A genomic region of Colletotrichum destructivum chromosome 1, complete sequence contains the following coding sequences:
- a CDS encoding Putative extracellular membrane protein, CFEM has product MLATRVLGFFLWSHLGLVSAALQLGLEGIPNCAVNCMLEALPETNCSPIDQACLCADKKFSATVEPCVRSLCTIKETLVATNGTWSRCGFAYTDDMTKIRWVSGVVTVCASIFMVMRLTTKVAKLSTWGADDTVAVVAYVIIVGLYVESFYFAEAGLGKDIWTLLPDEITHFLKLLFVLEFFYLVGLAVIKASILFFFLRIFPERRFRRVLWLMQILNMLVCLSFVILCFAQCRPFSHFWTGWDGQHEGKCLDLNKIGLSHVALNIVLDVCMLALPVTQIYKLQMDRRKKIGVIAMFQVGVFLTVVSILRIRTMSDFATSLNVTADSVAVVLWAYVELGVGVVVACMPNAWQLLKMIPSKVTQLTTTVTSNIGSSVSRTRPNSQVFPEKPRKMSMAETISCRSDTVVPSASSSRRASKNSEPMG; this is encoded by the exons ATGCTGGCCACTCGGGTGCTTGGCTTCTTCCTATGGAGTCATCTTGGTCTCGTGTCGGCTGCTCTGCAGCTGGGCCTGGAGGGGATCCCAAACTGCGCC GTCAACTGCATGTTGGAAGCGCTTCCCGAAACGAACTGCTCGCCAATTGACCAAGCCTGTCTCTGCGCCGACAAGAAATTCAGTGCGACTGTCGAGCCCTGCGTACGGTCGCTATGCACCATCAAAGAGACCCTGG TTGCCACAAACGGGACCTGGTCGCGTTGCGGGTTCGCCTACACCGACGACATGACCAAGATCCGCTGGGTCAGCGGAGTCGTGACTGTTTGTGCGAGTATCTTTATGGTGATGAGGCTCACGACAAAGGTCGCGAAACTGTCGACTTGGGGCGCGGACGACACTGTTGCCGTCGTGGCATAT GTCATAATCGTGGGCTTATACGTCGAGTCATTCTACT ttgccgaggccggccttgGAAAAGATATCTGGACGTTACTCCCCGATGAGATTACTCACTTTCTCAAG CTCCTCTTCGTTCTCGAATTCTTCtacctcgtcggcctggccgtcATCAAAGCCTCGATcctgttcttcttcctccgcaTCTTCCCCGAGCGACGCTTCCGCCGGGTCCTCTGGCTGATGCAGATCCTCAACATGCTCGTCTGCCTCTCCTTCGTGATCCTCTGCTTCGCCCAGTGCCGCCCCTTCTCGCACTTCTGGACGGGCTGGGACGGGCAGCACGAGGGGAAGTGCCTCGACCTGAACAAGATCGGCCTCAGCCACGTCGCGCTCAACATCGTGCTCGACGTGTGCATGCTCGCGCTGCCGGTCACGCAGATCTACAAGCTGCAGATGGACCGGAGGAAGAAGATTGGCGTGATTGCCATGTTCCAAGTCGGTGTCTT CCTCACCGTCGTAAGCATCTTGCGAATCCGGACCATGAGCGACTTTGCAACGTCTCTGAACGTCACCG CCGATTCTGTCGCCGTTGTCCTCTGGGCCTACGTCGAGctgggcgtgggcgtcgtcgtggcgTGCATGCCCAATGCGTGGCAGCTTCTGAAGATGATTCCGTCCAAGGTCACGCAGCTGACGACAACGGTGACGTCCAACATCGGGTCGTCGGTGAGCCGCACGCGGCCCAACTCGCAGGTGTTCCCGGAGAAGCCGCGCAAGATGTCGATGGCGGAGACCATCTCGTGCCGGTCCGACACTgtggtgccgtcggcgtcgagctctAGACGTGCGAGCAAGAATTCAGAGCCGATGGGCTAG
- a CDS encoding Putative cytochrome P450 produces MSCSSDLGIYTKSVTMGLNLATLFLTAAAVYLLGRLITLLLSPLNGFPGPWYAKFTGLPGTIATLSRRQAQYYHRLHETYGPFVRVSPNQIFVSDLEAFKKIHKVGSNFLKSDTYHFFAPAGPGEPPYGLFAMTDKEDHAQRRKLLARGFTTTSLRTDWEDIVRDKIADTIRGMQREAAAEGGEVDIMKWWMLMTSDTISRLMFGESFDGLKTGEEDPWFGHLKSANTAVFSAMSFPTLYAIGKRLPVVGGLWIFHAHEPILDKGRIAVENSKNSSEANTSLFSKVMEQAGEDEKGLSDLEICVEAAAFMVGGTDTTSNTLTYLVWAVLSRDELRESLERELAAVEEPLTDASLEALPVLTAVIEETLRLHGAAPTPLPRVVPDGGVELGGRFVPAGAVVATQAWTLHRDPTIFDDPETFDHTRWLPDGPVARSATAKAAFTPFGAGSRGCIGRHLAYMELRFGAAMFFRTFKGARLAPSTTPESMEMANLAVVEPEAKACRVVLPGF; encoded by the exons ATGTCTTGTTCATCAGACCTCGGCATCTACACCAAGTCAGTCACTATGGGTCTCAATCTAGCAACCCTATTTCTTACAGCTGCTGCAGTCTATCTCCTGGGCAGGCTGATTACTCTTTTGCTCTCCCCTCTCAACGGATTCCCCGGTCCATGGTACGCCAAATTTACCGGCCTCCCAGGCACGATCGCCACGCTATCCCGCCGCCAAGCTCAGTACTACCACCGACTTCACGAGACTTATGGCCCCTTTGTCAGGGTATCCCCCAATCAGATCTTCGTCTCGGACCTCGAGGCCTTCAAGAAGATCCACAAAGTCGGGAGCAACTTCCTGAAGTCGGACACGTACCACTTTTTCGCGCCAGCAGGGCCCGGGGAGCCGCCCTATGGGCTCTTCGCCATGACGGACAAGGAAGACCACGCGCAACGGAGGAAGCTGCTGGCGAGGGGCTTCACGACGACATCCCTTCGGACCGACTGGGAAGACATCGTCCGGGACAAGATTGCGGACACGATCAGAGGCATGCAGAGGGAGGCAGCAGCCGAGGGCGGGGAGGTCGACATAATGAAGTGGTGGATGCTCATGACCTCCGACACCATCTCACGGCTGATGTTTGGGGAGTCTTTTGACGGCCTCAAGACCGGAGAG GAAGATCCCTGGTTTGGCCACCTAAAGTCCGCCAACACCGCCGTCTTCTCAGCCATGTCTTTCCCCACGCTGTACGCCATAGGCAAACGACTGCCGGTCGTGGGCGGTCTGTGGATATTCCATGCCCATGAACCCATACTCGATAAAGGCCGAATCGCCGTCGAGAACAGCAAGAACTCGAGCGAGGCGAACACCAGCCTCTTCTCCAAGGTGATGGAGCAAGCcggggaggacgagaagggcCTCAGCGACCTCGAAATCtgcgtcgaggcggcggcgttcaTGGTTGGCGGCACGGACACGACATCCAACACCCTCACGTACCTCGTATGGGCCGTCCTGTCGAGGGACGAGCTAAGAGAAAGCCTCGAGCGGGAACTTGCCGCCGTGGAGGAGCCTCTGACGGATGCGTCGCTGGAGGCTCTCCCCGTTCTCACTGCCGTCATCGAGGAGACTCTCCGGCTCCATGGAGCCGCGCCGACCCCGCTCCCTCGGGTTGTTCCGGACGGGGGCGTGGAGCTCGGAGGACGCTTCGtacccgccggcgccgtggttGCGACCCAGGCCTGGACTCTGCACAGAGACCCGACGATATTCGACGACCCGGAAAC GTTCGACCACACGCGCTGGCTCCCAGACGGTCCGGTTGCGCGGTCCGCGACTGCGAAGGCCGCTTTTACGCCGTTCGGCGCAGGATCCCGCGGGTGTATCGGGAGGCATCTCGCATACATGGAGCTGCGCTTCGGGGCGGCCATGTTCTTCCGGACCTTTAAGGGTGCAAGGTTGGCTCCTTCGACGACCCCGGAGAGCATGGAGATGGCCAACCTTGCCGTGGTCGAGCCGGAGGCCAAGGCCTGCAGAGTAGTACTGCCCGGTTTTTGA